The Archangium primigenium genomic interval GAGCGCTCGATGCGCGACGTCCTGGAGATCATGCTCAGCCGCGCGGGTCACCAGGTGACATGCGCGGAGGGCGTGCGCAAGGCGAACGAGGTGCTGGGCGCGACGCCGGTGGACCTGGTCATCACGGACATGAAGCTGGGCGCGTCCCAGAGCGGCATGGACGTGCTGCGCACGGCGCGCTCCCTGGCCGAGCCTCCCGAGGTCATCGTCGTCACCGCCTTCGGCACGGCCGTCTCGGCGATGGAGGCCATGCGCGAGGGGGCGTACGACTACATCGGCAAGCCCTTCGACACCGAGGAGCTGCTCCTGCTCGTGCACAAGGCGCTGGAGAAGCGCGCGCTGCGCCGGGAGAACCTGTCGCTGCGCGCGCACCTGCTGCCGGGCGCGGGGCTGATGGCGGTGGGCCGGGGCGAGCGGATGCGCGCGGTGCGCACGCTCGTGGACAAGGTGGCGCCCACGCGCTCCACGGTGCTCATCCACGGCGAGAGCGGCACGGGCAAGGAGGTCATCGCCAAGGAAATCCACTTCAAGAGCCCCCGCGCCAGCCACCCCTTCCTCCCCATCAACTGCGCCGCGGTCAACGAGGGGGTGCTGGAGAGCGAGCTGTTCGGCCACGTGAAGGGCTCGTTCACCGGGGCCACGCACGATCGCGCGGGCCTGCTGGTGCACGCGGGCGAGGGGACGGTGTTCCTCGACGAGATTGGCGACGTGCCGCTGGCGACCCAGGTGAAGCTCCTGCGCGTGCTGCAGGAGCGCAAGGTGAAGCCCGTGGGCAGCTCGGCGGAGGTGCCCTTCCAGGCCCGTATCCTGGCGGCCACCCACCGCGGCCTGGAGGCCGAGGTGAAGGCGGGACGCTTCCGGGAGGACCTCTTCTACCGGCTCAACGTCATCCTCATCGAGCTGCCGCCCCTGCGCGAGCGGGCGGAGGACATCGCGCCCCTGGCCGAGCACTTCCTGTCCCTGCAGCGCAAGGCGCTCGAGCGCCCCGGCCTGCGCTTCTCGCCCGAGGCGCTGGCGATCCTCTCGTCCTATTCCTTTCCGGGCAACGTGCGGCAACTGGAGAACGTCGTCGAGCGCGCGGCCACGCTCGCCGACGGCGACATCCTGACGCCCGCGTCCCTGCCGCCCTCGCTCCGGGGCGAGGCCATGCCCGGCGCGGCCGCGACCGCCGCGGACATCATGCTCGGAGGGGGCTTCTCCCTGGAGCGGCACATGGACGAGGCCGAGCGGCGCTACCTGGTGGCGGCGCTGACCCAGGCGGGTGGGGTGAAGACGCGGGCGGCGGAGCTGCTCGGGCTCACGTTCCGCTCGTTCCGCTACCGCCTGGCCAAGCACGGCCTGTCCGAGCGCGAGGACGAGGCCTGAGGGCCCCGCCTCCCGCGCGCGGGCCTCAGCGGAAGTCGCGCCGGTTGAAGAGCAGGATGGCCAGCGCCACCAGCACGCAGGTGTAGGCCACCCCGTAGCCCATGCCCGGCAACAGCTCCGCGAAGGACACGGGCGTGGCATAGGCGGCCTGGGGCCGGTAGTTGAAGCGCGACAGGTCCGGCAGCACGTAATAGACGGCCTTGCCCAACCCCTCGAGCGCGTTGCTCTGGGATCGGGTCGCCAGCTTGTAGATGTCCGAGGACAGACTGCCCGCCACGTAGACGCTGACGCTCACGAAGGCGGACACCATCTGGCTGGAGAAGCTGGACATCAGGAAGCCCACGCCGCTGAGCACCCACAGCTCGAACCACAGCATGCCCATGGCCGCCAGGTGCGCGGACGTGAGGGGCGCGCCGTAGAAGGCGAGCAGTCCGCAGAAGAGCGCCGCCATGGCCAACTGCAGCACCGTCACGGTGAGCATGTTGCCAAACAGCCGGCCCACCAGGAACGCGCCCCGGGACAGGGGCTTGGACACCATGAGGAAGATGGTGCGCCGTTCGATCTCCCGCGAGATGAGCCCGCTGGACAGGAAGATGCTGAGCAGCACGAGCATGAGGCTCATGGCGCCCAGGCCCACGTCGGTGAGAACCCGGTCGAACGTGCCGACGGTGACCTCCAACACGAGCGAGGTGGACAGGAGCATGGCGAGGGCGAAGAGGCCCACCAGCAGGGTGACGCGGTTGCGCCGGGCTTCCCGGAAGCCGTTGAGCGCCAGGGCGATGAACGGACCCATCACGAAATCTCTCCTCCCACGGGTCCCTGGCGGGCCTCCTCGAGCGCGCGCAGGAACAGGTCTTCCAACGAGAACCGGGCGGGCTGCAGCTGGGTGACGCGTCCGCCTCGCTCCAGCACCTGCTTGAGCAGGGGTTGGGCTTCCGCGTCCCGCACCCGGACGAGCACCCGGTTCTCCAGGGCCCGCACCTGCTCCAGCGCGAAGCCCAGGGCCTCGAGCTGCTCCACGCCCAGGCCCTCCACCGTCAGCTCCACGTGCGTGGCCTGGGCGCTCACGAGCTCCGCCACGCTGCCCTCGCGCACCCGGCGACCGCCCACGAGCACCACCGCCCGGTCACACAGCGCCTCCACGTCCGGGATGATGTGCGTGCAGAAGAGGATGGTGGTGCCCCGCTGCCGCTCCTCGAGGATGAGGTCGCGGATCTGCCGCCGGCCCACGGGATCCAGGCCCGAGGTGGGCTCGTCCAGGATGAGCAGCTCCGGCTTGGACACCAGCGCCTGGGCGAGCGCCACGCGCTGCACCATGCCCTTGCTGTAGCGGCGAATCTGCAGGTGGGCCGCGCGTGTCATCTGCACCATGCCCAGCACCTCGGACACCCGCGCATCCAGCTCCTTGCCGCTCATGCCCATGAGCCGACCCGCGAGCGTCACGAACTCGCGGCCCGTCAGGTACTCGTAGGGCGCGGGATTCTCCGGCACGTAACCCACCCGGCGGCGCGCCTCCCGGTCCGCGGGCGACAGGCCGAACAGCCGCGCCGTGCCCCCCGAGGGCTGCACCAGGTTGAGGAGGATCTTGATGGTCGTGGACTTGCCCGCGCCATTGGGCCCCAACAGGCCGTAGACCTGGCCCGGCTGCAGGGCCAGGTCCAGCGACTGCAGCGCGCGCACCCGCCGGTTCATGAGGAAGCCGAGCCGGTAGGTCTTGGACAGGTCCCGGATCTCGATCGGGAGCGGAACATCCTTGGACATCACTGCTCCTCGGGCGGGGGCATGACGAAGTTCATGCCCCGTTGGTCAGGGGTGAAGAGCTCCAGGCGGCGCTGCTGGGTGACCGAGTACGTTCGTCCATCGCTCCCGATGAAGAAGCCTCCGCCCTTGGGATCCCGCGGCGGCACGCGCAGATAGCCCAGCCACGTCAGGGTGCGCACGTTGGGCGGCGCCGTGCCGAAGGTCTGACGGAAGCGGTCGACCGCGGCATCCACCCGCCGCAACTCGCGCTCCATCTTCAAGTCCTGCACGCGCTGCTTGAAGGTCTCGCGCGTGGCGTCGTCCTCGGCCGAGTCCACCAGCGACTGCGCCAGGGCGAGTCCCGCGTCCACCTGCCCGGATTGGGCATACAGGCGCGTGGCGAGCGCGGACAGGTAGGCCGGGGCGCCGGGCAGCTTCGAGGCCTTCTCCGCCACCGCGGCGGCCTGCGTGTAGTCCCGCTCGTAGGTGCTCAGGTTATAGGCGAGCAGCATGTTCAGCTTGAGATCGTCGGGAAACAGCGCGAGCCCCTTGCGCAGCAGCCGCGTGGACTCTTCGGTGTTCACCCACGTCTCGCGACCCAGGTTCGTGGGAATCACTCCGGCGGCGAACCCGTAGACGATCTGGAACATCGGATCCAGATCCGTGATGAGGTTGGCGTAGGGAAAGACATCCCGGTATTCGGCCGCGCTGTTGGCCCGGCCCGTGGTCTGCGCGAGCTGGATCCAGAAGTAGTCCGCCATCAACTGCAGGTAGCCCCGACCCACGAGCCTCAGGACGTCCTGCCGCGGCAGGAGGGGCTCTTCATGTGGACCGCGGGCCCGCTTGGCCGGGGGCGCGGCGAGCAGCACGAGCAGCACGAGGCCGCCCAGCAAGGTCACCAGGGGAGGCCAGGACGAACGCACCTTCATAGCGGGACCGATAAAAAGGAAAAGGACACCCGGAGATGATTCCGGGTGTCCTGGTTCTGTCAACACTGCTCACCCAAGAGAGCCGGTGCGTCTGGCTCCCGGGCGAGTCATGTGAATCAGGTGTCGCAGTCGACGTCGTTGTAGCTCAGCGTCGGGGAGCCGGCGACGGCGGCCTGCTCATCCGCGTTGCCGCAGACGTGCACGAAGCTCTTCACGTCCTTGGTCGAGATGAACCAGGTGTCGATGCCTTCCTTCTCGTTGTCGATGTTGCCCGAGGCCAGACCCGAGATGTTGCAGCCGGGGCAGGCGCCGGAGATGCCGACGGGGGTCACCGGGTCGTCACCGCCGCCCGTGACGAAGGTCACGTTCGGGGCCTTGCCCTTGCCGGGGTTCGGCTCGGTGTCGGCGAACTTGCCCTGGTCCACGTAGATGCAGTTGTAGGTGGTCGCGGTGCCCAGGCCGTCCGCGGTGCGGGTCTCGCACGCGTCGGTCGCGGCGAAGTAGTAGGCGTAGCGGTTGCCACGCTCGGGCGAGAAGCCGAGGATCTTGATGTCGTCGACGTACTTGTCCTTCTCCTGAAGGAACGCACGCTGGGAGGTGAACCAGGCCTTGAGGTTGGCCTTGGCCTCGCCCTGCTTGGAACGCGCCTGGAACTTGATGAAGTTCGGGATGGCGATGGCGGCGAGGATGCCGATGATGGCCACGACGATCATCAGCTCGATCAGCGTGAAGCCGCGGTTCTTGCGAACAAACAGACGGTTCATGGGGGATTCCTTGACGGCGGGACGCGAGGGGTTGCGGCCGAAGCCGACGGAAGCAATAGCACGAACGGTGCCAGCGTCAAATGGCCCCCGCCGCGTCCTTTCTCCAGGGAGTTGCGCCGGGATGGGGGGCATCCAGGCGAAGAAAGAGTGCCCATTTTTGTCACCCCAGTGACAG includes:
- a CDS encoding sigma 54-interacting transcriptional regulator; translated protein: MHILVVDDERSMRDVLEIMLSRAGHQVTCAEGVRKANEVLGATPVDLVITDMKLGASQSGMDVLRTARSLAEPPEVIVVTAFGTAVSAMEAMREGAYDYIGKPFDTEELLLLVHKALEKRALRRENLSLRAHLLPGAGLMAVGRGERMRAVRTLVDKVAPTRSTVLIHGESGTGKEVIAKEIHFKSPRASHPFLPINCAAVNEGVLESELFGHVKGSFTGATHDRAGLLVHAGEGTVFLDEIGDVPLATQVKLLRVLQERKVKPVGSSAEVPFQARILAATHRGLEAEVKAGRFREDLFYRLNVILIELPPLRERAEDIAPLAEHFLSLQRKALERPGLRFSPEALAILSSYSFPGNVRQLENVVERAATLADGDILTPASLPPSLRGEAMPGAAATAADIMLGGGFSLERHMDEAERRYLVAALTQAGGVKTRAAELLGLTFRSFRYRLAKHGLSEREDEA
- a CDS encoding ABC transporter permease, producing MGPFIALALNGFREARRNRVTLLVGLFALAMLLSTSLVLEVTVGTFDRVLTDVGLGAMSLMLVLLSIFLSSGLISREIERRTIFLMVSKPLSRGAFLVGRLFGNMLTVTVLQLAMAALFCGLLAFYGAPLTSAHLAAMGMLWFELWVLSGVGFLMSSFSSQMVSAFVSVSVYVAGSLSSDIYKLATRSQSNALEGLGKAVYYVLPDLSRFNYRPQAAYATPVSFAELLPGMGYGVAYTCVLVALAILLFNRRDFR
- a CDS encoding ABC transporter ATP-binding protein, whose translation is MSKDVPLPIEIRDLSKTYRLGFLMNRRVRALQSLDLALQPGQVYGLLGPNGAGKSTTIKILLNLVQPSGGTARLFGLSPADREARRRVGYVPENPAPYEYLTGREFVTLAGRLMGMSGKELDARVSEVLGMVQMTRAAHLQIRRYSKGMVQRVALAQALVSKPELLILDEPTSGLDPVGRRQIRDLILEERQRGTTILFCTHIIPDVEALCDRAVVLVGGRRVREGSVAELVSAQATHVELTVEGLGVEQLEALGFALEQVRALENRVLVRVRDAEAQPLLKQVLERGGRVTQLQPARFSLEDLFLRALEEARQGPVGGEIS
- a CDS encoding tetratricopeptide repeat protein, with the protein product MKVRSSWPPLVTLLGGLVLLVLLAAPPAKRARGPHEEPLLPRQDVLRLVGRGYLQLMADYFWIQLAQTTGRANSAAEYRDVFPYANLITDLDPMFQIVYGFAAGVIPTNLGRETWVNTEESTRLLRKGLALFPDDLKLNMLLAYNLSTYERDYTQAAAVAEKASKLPGAPAYLSALATRLYAQSGQVDAGLALAQSLVDSAEDDATRETFKQRVQDLKMERELRRVDAAVDRFRQTFGTAPPNVRTLTWLGYLRVPPRDPKGGGFFIGSDGRTYSVTQQRRLELFTPDQRGMNFVMPPPEEQ
- a CDS encoding type IV pilin protein — its product is MNRLFVRKNRGFTLIELMIVVAIIGILAAIAIPNFIKFQARSKQGEAKANLKAWFTSQRAFLQEKDKYVDDIKILGFSPERGNRYAYYFAATDACETRTADGLGTATTYNCIYVDQGKFADTEPNPGKGKAPNVTFVTGGGDDPVTPVGISGACPGCNISGLASGNIDNEKEGIDTWFISTKDVKSFVHVCGNADEQAAVAGSPTLSYNDVDCDT